CAGGAGAGGCCAAAAAAGCGCCCCGAGCGCCTCGCCGACTAGCGGCCGCGTGCTAGGCTTGACGGCGTGCCGCGCGTTCTTCACCTGAGCGAGCTCGAGCTCCCCAGCGGCCCCGCGCTCGAGGGGCTCATCCCGCCGCCGCGCTTCGGCCTCACCACGTTCGAGGGCTACCAGCCCCAGGACCCCAGCCAGGAGCGGGCCCGCGACGAGGTGCGCGAGTTCGCGCTGCTGCGCCCCCGGCGCGAAGCAGCCGGCTTCCGCTGGCCCTGGCGGCGCCCGCCGGAAGCTCCCGGCCAAGGCCTCTACTTAGACGGCGGCTTCGGCGTGGGCAAGACCCACCTCTTGGCCGCCGCCTACCACGAGGCCGAAGGCCCCAAGGCCTACTTGTCCTTTCAGGAGCTCGTCTATCTGATTGGCGTCCTGGGCGGGGTGCGGGCCAAGGAGGCGCTCGGCCATTACAGCCTCCTTTGCATCGACGAGTTCGAGCTCGACGACCCCGGCAACACCCTCATCGTCAAGCAGTTTTTAGCGCACGCCTTGGCGGGGGGCGGCCGCGTCCTGACCACCTCCAACACCCCGCCCGAGCGGCAGGGCCAGGGGCGCTTCAACGCTCACGACTTCAGGCGCGAGATCCAGAGCATCGCCCGACACTTCCGCACGCTCACCTTGGAGGGCGGGGATTACCGGCAGCGCCAGCATCAGGCGGGCCTGATGAGCGAGGCGGCGCTCGAGACGCTCCTCGCCAGCGAGCCCGCGCCAGGCCCCCACACAGGTCCCCACACAGGCCC
This region of Deinococcota bacterium genomic DNA includes:
- the zapE gene encoding cell division protein ZapE — protein: MPRVLHLSELELPSGPALEGLIPPPRFGLTTFEGYQPQDPSQERARDEVREFALLRPRREAAGFRWPWRRPPEAPGQGLYLDGGFGVGKTHLLAAAYHEAEGPKAYLSFQELVYLIGVLGGVRAKEALGHYSLLCIDEFELDDPGNTLIVKQFLAHALAGGGRVLTTSNTPPERQGQGRFNAHDFRREIQSIARHFRTLTLEGGDYRQRQHQAGLMSEAALETLLASEPAPGPHTGPHTGPYRGPKVYGDWPALTTLLAALHPVRYRGLLKGVGTLYLSSLTPLEDQNSALRFVHFIDKLYDLKLGFRASGRIALEDIFHPSYRSGAFSKKYYRCVSRLAELLGEAQPAPVSSASA